The genomic region TCTTTTCGCCGCAATCAAAATGATATTTTCTACAATTATACGTCATGCTGATCGTTCTCTTTTGATTTATGGCAGCGGCTATAACTGGGATGAGTGTCTCCCAGAGCTGAATGAAACCGTACGCTCTAATATCTTGCGCTTGGATGGCACTGTAATAAAAAAAAGTGTCCTTTCTCATAACAACTATGGACTTTCACAAGAATATACTTCAAACATCTCGGAATCAATACAAAAGTATTATGATACCAATTTAACATTATCATATTCTATAAACCTCTCAACTGTTGTCTTGAGCCGGTTGACCCGTTTTATCTGCAAATCTATTGAAGAATGCAACGCCGGCTATTTTTTCGTCCAAAAATACATACACGATCATCAAATACAGTGCCTCCTTATCTCGGTTCATCCGACTGCCTTGGATAATACAGTAGTCCGGGCAACGCGTGACATGCACATTCCCGTTATATCCTGGCAGCACGGCGGTGCAGGTTATACCTATCTTCCAATTATGCCTCATATTGAATTTGCGGGTTCCGATCTGCATCTTGTTTTTGGCGATGGTGTTGCCAGGAGCTATGAAGATACCTGTAAAAAATATGCACGTGCTTCATGCCCGCCGTTTCGACCCGTAGGATCTGCATCCGTGGATAGGTGGCTCATTCAAAACATGAAAGCCGCAAAAAAAACAATTACGCGTTCTCCTAAAAAAAATAGAGTATTATTTGTCACAACATCTTATCTGCAAAACTATCTGGGAGTATATACCCGCCAGAACCAAAGATCGTGGGATGAGCATATCTGGTCCGTACAAAAAGAACTTCTCATATTATCCTCAGCATTTCCAGATTATGAATTCACTATCAAATTACATCCATCCCACCGGTCCAAACAACCCCTCCGGATGTTCAGTGAGGATCATGATATAAAAAATGTCAGACTAATTACCCACGAAAAACCGTTGTCAGACCTGATCGATGAATCCGATATTCTTATTTTTGACCTTATCTCAACTGGAATTCTGGAGGCTCTGGCCACAACAAAAGATCTCTATGTGTATTCAGGCGTATCGCCTGTCGATGAATATCCATTATACCTTCTGAAAAAGCGTGCATATGTCACTGATGTCCTTGATGATTTTATCCAGCATTTAGCAACCCGTTTACGCGATGATGATGTAACTTCGGATCGTATTGACAATCAGAATACCGAATTCCTTGAGCAGTTTGGAGTATATAAAATGGACCATAACTGCAATAATCGTGCTTCTGAGGAGGTCAGAAAAATATTACAGATCAATAAAAATACGGTGTACCTGGAATAGGGCGTTTCAATCACGGTATACTACTTTGTCAGTTCAGGAAATTTTGTCGATTGGGGTTGGTTTACATAAGACGCTAATATATACCTCGTAATTTTAACCGGGTGTTATCGAGTGAATTTTGAATACATCCATAAATCCCTGAATACACACTGTTGATTGAATTTACGATTGAATTGTCCCGGTACCGATAAAAGATTGTTTTATTGATAAATTCATTCAATGCACCAATCTTCGGCTGCATATATTCGATCCCCAGAGCAATGATATTGATGTTCTGTCTCTTCTCCCGGGCATATTGTTTATTGATGAGGGAATACATCGCCATTACTTCGGGCTCGGTCATAGATGAGAGATTGAATATCTGGGCCCATTTGTTTTTCTCTGTAATTTTAGCGAAATACCTATCAAAAAAATCCTCATGGTTCTGGATTAATCCTTGTTTAAATAATAGATTATATAATTCCGATCCAGGGAATGGGGTAGTTATCATAAAATGATACGTCAGGTTCGGGTTATTGCGTACTGATCGCTGCATTAAGAGAATTGACGCTTCAACATCTTCTTTGGTCTCGGTATACTGGCCTACCATGATCGAGAGGTTGACCAGTATCCCCGCTTTCTTAAGCCGATCTAACTGATTGAGAATATTTTCGGATGTTGTATTCTTACCGATAATTTTCAGCATCCGATTCGATCCCGATTCGACCCCCAAACTTATCACCCGGCATCCGGAATCTTTCAGTTCTTTTAATAGCGCATCCTCCATTCTCGTGAGAATATCAAATCGCGTTGAAACTTTATAGGAAATTTTTTTATTCCATGTTTTCATCACATTGACCAATTGCCATGCTCTCTGAGGTGTTGCCAACACTAGATCATCAGAGAAATCAATCATATTGCCGTCAAATCGATCCAAGGCTTCTTTTGCTTCTGCCATAATAATTGAGATCGGACGATATCGCGGTTTACTATGATGGTAGCAGAAATTGCATCTGAACGGACAACCCCGTCCCCCATGAACGGTAATTATGCGGTCATTATACCGGTAGAAGGGAAGGGGGTAATGTTCTGCATGCCATTTTCCGATTGTTATCCAGTCTTCTGGAAACAGCTCGTACGGAATTGGTGGAAGACTGGACAGGTCGCTTATAAAATCCCCTTCACCGGTTAAAACAACGCCTTCACCAGTATTCACTGCAAGTCCTTTTACTGATAAGATATCTTTTTCTTCTCTGATTGCCCGTACAAGTTCGTAGAGGATGATTTCTCCCTCGCCAATGACACCGATATCAGCCCGGGTAATTCTCACCGCAAATTCCGGTATCGGTGTGACCATCTGTCCCCCAATGACAATAGGGACAGTACATCCAGAATTTTTTAAAAGTCCGATTATTCGTTTAATATCGTCCAATTCAGGATATAAACTCCCCAACGCGATGAGAACTGGATTTAATTTTTTGATTTCCTGAACCAATTCTGGAAACCGATGAGGATCTGAAGGCCTGAATAAAATGGTTACCTCTTCACCCTGCGCTTTAAGATATCCCGCCAGATATGCAAAAGAGAAGGGGACGGAAAACTGGATGGTCTGGCTTATTAACACAACCGGCCCATTTCGATTGATCTCATTTATCGGAAATATCATAATTAGCGGATATGATCTGCCGGATTCTTATTTGAGCCTTTCCAGATATCCTTCTGATTATTCTACGATTTGTTATGAGACGTTGTTTATGTAATCGAGGAAATCGAAACTCTCCCATTTCATCTAGGATCGCTGGACAATCGCACGGTTTCTCGTGAATTCAATTCGAATGGGATCGTGTCTTTTTTATAACGGGGAATTATTTGGGACAAACAGCGTCTTGCAAAGAAATATGAATTATAAATTATTGGAACAATCCCGTGTTTGAGAATACGATTTTTATATCCCATTCTGTACGTTTTATCGGCAGCTTTTTGATTTTCCTGAAAAGAGTTCTGGACCATGATATACATCATTTTAATAATTATATCCGGATAAGGTGTAAAATTTATACTCAATATGCTTGCATCTCGGTTGGAAATCATCAATAAATATGATTCAACATCATTAATGCGCCCTTGTTCCCTGCACCATCGGAACAAGCGAGAGCCTGGATATGGTGTGGTAAAAAACATGCCTCCTTCAACGATGCCTGCGCTCTTAATTGCAGAAATAGTATTCTTTATGGAATCCGAAGTCTCCCCGGGACTGCCAACCATGAAAGAACATAGTGGTATAATATTCGTTTCTTTGATTAATTTGAATGCATTCACATTTGTATTCGGGATCATACGTTTCCCAAGGATTTTCAAGATGGCAATATCTCCCGATTCAAATCCATAAAGTAGTGCATAGCAATTTGATCGTTCCAAGATGCGAAGTAAATCGCGTGTGACATAATCTGCTCGTGTTGAGCAGGAAAAATATGCATCAGGGAAACGTGTGTTCATCGCTACAACCAGTTCCCTGACTTGATCGAGTTTGTACAAGAACAAGTCTTCTCCAAATGCAAAGATGCGAACCCCAAATTGTTCATAAAGAATCTGTACATTAGCCATTACGTATTCGATAGAATGAACATGAAAACCCTTATAATCAAATTCGTGCACACAAAAGGTACACCTGTCTGTACACCCACGTGCGCCGATCACACTAAAGCTTCGCATAGGGGGGACAGGTTTTCCCGTTTTGATCAAATATTGATTTAGTGTGGGATTTGTTTTATCGACGGTAATGTAATATTCCATATCAATGAGATCATACGACGGATGAGGTACATCGTCAATGTTCTCAAAGAAAACCGTTCCCGGGTTGGTTTGAATCGCCCCTTCTTTTAGGTAAGATAACCCGGGGATATCGGTGATTTCCCGTTTTCCCTCCAAAAATTCAACTAAATATACAATCTTCTTCTCACCATATCCGACGATTGTATAATCACATCCCACGCTTTTAAGCAGCAACTCTGTATTTTCAAGGGAGATGTGGCCTCCAATTACAATCGGAATTGACGGGAAAGCAAGTTTTAGATCATGCGTCAACCCGTGGATAAATTTGTAGGCTGTGATAATACCGCTGATAGCGATTAAATCCGGTTGAAAAATATTTAAATCATCGATTGTAGTTTTATTGGATTGTCGTGTTTTTGCGATGTCGAGGATCTTGACAATGTGACCTTTTTTACGTAAACAGGGTGCCAGATACATTATGCCAAGGGGGGGAACTGTATTCGGTACGGAAGTCCGTGTTGGCGTACTCAGTAGAGCAATCTTCATTGAAACTTTATTTGCTTTTAACGATTTTATACATTCGTAATTATTGAATGAGGCAGTCCAACAATTGACATGATTCATTGGAAGGACTCCTTTCATTGCAAACCCGAGTCCCCAATGCATAAAATGGGATGAGTGATAATATTATACCATATGTCCTCATGTTTTGACGGAAAAACGATACTTGTCACCGGTGGCACAGGATCGTTTGGACAAAAATTTACAGAAATACTGCTAAGGGAATGTTCCCCAAAAAGTATCCGCATTTATTCCCGTGGTGAATTGATGCAGATGCAGATGAGCCAGATATTTACCGATCCCCGGATGAGTTATTTAATCGGGGATGTAAGGGACAAAAACCGCTTATATCGAGCAATGCGAGGAGTGGACATTGTCGTGCACGCAGCAGCGATGAAACAGGTTCCCGCTTGTGAATACAATCCGATTGAGGCGGTCAAAACAAATATTGATGGAACAATCAATCTCATTGACGCTGCTATTGACAATAATGTAAATAAAGTAATGCTAATCAGTACTGATAAAGCAGTCCATCCGGTCAATCTTTACGGCGCGACAAAGATGGTTGCTGAAAAGCTGGGTATTCAGGGAAATTCGTATTCTGGTGGAAAAACACCTTGGTTCAGCTGTGTCCGTTATGGAAATGTGATCGGTAGCCGCGGAAGTGTTATCCCCTTATTTAAGGAACAGCAGAAAAAGGGAGTCATTACCATAACTGATGAAAAGATGACCCGATTCTGGATCTCGCTTGATCAAGGTGTTCGTTTTGTAATGAACTCGATCGAAATAATGAAGGGTGGTGAGATTTTTATCCCAAAAATTCCGAGCATGCGTTTGACCGATCTAGCAGATGCAATTGCA from Methanoregula sp. harbors:
- a CDS encoding radical SAM protein, with translation MKIALLSTPTRTSVPNTVPPLGIMYLAPCLRKKGHIVKILDIAKTRQSNKTTIDDLNIFQPDLIAISGIITAYKFIHGLTHDLKLAFPSIPIVIGGHISLENTELLLKSVGCDYTIVGYGEKKIVYLVEFLEGKREITDIPGLSYLKEGAIQTNPGTVFFENIDDVPHPSYDLIDMEYYITVDKTNPTLNQYLIKTGKPVPPMRSFSVIGARGCTDRCTFCVHEFDYKGFHVHSIEYVMANVQILYEQFGVRIFAFGEDLFLYKLDQVRELVVAMNTRFPDAYFSCSTRADYVTRDLLRILERSNCYALLYGFESGDIAILKILGKRMIPNTNVNAFKLIKETNIIPLCSFMVGSPGETSDSIKNTISAIKSAGIVEGGMFFTTPYPGSRLFRWCREQGRINDVESYLLMISNRDASILSINFTPYPDIIIKMMYIMVQNSFQENQKAADKTYRMGYKNRILKHGIVPIIYNSYFFARRCLSQIIPRYKKDTIPFELNSRETVRLSSDPR
- a CDS encoding radical SAM protein; its protein translation is MIFPINEINRNGPVVLISQTIQFSVPFSFAYLAGYLKAQGEEVTILFRPSDPHRFPELVQEIKKLNPVLIALGSLYPELDDIKRIIGLLKNSGCTVPIVIGGQMVTPIPEFAVRITRADIGVIGEGEIILYELVRAIREEKDILSVKGLAVNTGEGVVLTGEGDFISDLSSLPPIPYELFPEDWITIGKWHAEHYPLPFYRYNDRIITVHGGRGCPFRCNFCYHHSKPRYRPISIIMAEAKEALDRFDGNMIDFSDDLVLATPQRAWQLVNVMKTWNKKISYKVSTRFDILTRMEDALLKELKDSGCRVISLGVESGSNRMLKIIGKNTTSENILNQLDRLKKAGILVNLSIMVGQYTETKEDVEASILLMQRSVRNNPNLTYHFMITTPFPGSELYNLLFKQGLIQNHEDFFDRYFAKITEKNKWAQIFNLSSMTEPEVMAMYSLINKQYAREKRQNINIIALGIEYMQPKIGALNEFINKTIFYRYRDNSIVNSINSVYSGIYGCIQNSLDNTRLKLRGIY
- the pseB gene encoding UDP-N-acetylglucosamine 4,6-dehydratase (inverting); amino-acid sequence: MSSCFDGKTILVTGGTGSFGQKFTEILLRECSPKSIRIYSRGELMQMQMSQIFTDPRMSYLIGDVRDKNRLYRAMRGVDIVVHAAAMKQVPACEYNPIEAVKTNIDGTINLIDAAIDNNVNKVMLISTDKAVHPVNLYGATKMVAEKLGIQGNSYSGGKTPWFSCVRYGNVIGSRGSVIPLFKEQQKKGVITITDEKMTRFWISLDQGVRFVMNSIEIMKGGEIFIPKIPSMRLTDLADAIAPNIKKEYMGIRAGEKLHEVLLTEDEARHAKEYDYGFVIEPEHRFWSKNNGGGGKALPEGFRYASDSNTIWLSNEDLKKIIAVDEVTKKE